The Brienomyrus brachyistius isolate T26 chromosome 9, BBRACH_0.4, whole genome shotgun sequence genome contains the following window.
taagttggggtggggggtgtcctcCAGACTTGGTCAGCTTTTAGATGGATCAGTGTCTCTGAGCTGAAGTAGATGAGATTAAAACACGAAGCTCGAACCAATTCAAATGCCAGTCGGTCAcagaattattcagaagaagGAAACAAGCCATCTTTTTTGAAGAGTTACACCATAAATCCCCAAgctcacccgccccccccccccccccagggaatgCTGTAGCCCAGCCTGAATCTCAGAGCTGGGGCTGGGTATGGAGCCTGATATATTATCaaaccatccatctatctttcttCCATCCCCTTaccctggttctgcatgtacttTTACTCATTACATTACTTTTCTCCCACCCCATTCCGAAACCCCTGATTTTTACAGACCTCATTCCAGACAGAATTGGGTCAGGCTTTAGACCTGATGACGGCGCCTCCCAACAAGATCGACCTGAACCGTTTCACCGAGGAGAGGTAAGATGGGAGAGAAGGGCAGACACTTCAAAACCTGGGTGTTTAGGACCCCGTATGCGATGGCAGACAAGTTACAAGGATGTGGATTTTACTGGGTTAATGTGACCCATGCCATATGGTCTTAGTCCTTCTGTCTTTCACTCTTTCTCAGATATAAGGCCATAGTTAAGTACAAAACTGCCTTCTACTCATTCTACCTCCCTGTGGCCGCAGCAATGTACATGGTGAGTGTGTTATGCTTATGAGAAGGATGTGGTGCGCTACGAAATCCCAGATCCTTGTACTGATGTGATGTGGTGTGTGGTCTAGGCCGGGATTGACTCTGAAAGGGAGCACCACAATGCCAAAAGCATCTTACTGGAGATGGGTGAATTCTTCCAGATACAGGTATTCATGCATTTTGGCAGTGACCCTcaaaaggatggatggagacAAAGATGAGTTTGCGATGCTGATGTGTCTCACTCCTGCCTCCAGGATGACTACTTGGATTGCTACGGTGACCCCAAAGTAACAGGCAAGATTGGTACAGACATCCAGGACAATAAGTGTAGCTGGCTGGTAGTGACCGCGCTGAAGCTTGTGACCCCTGAGCAGAGAGAGGAACTGCAGGTGAGGAGGAATTGAAGTTTGCATCATACTTGGAGATCCTACTTCTTTTCTGTAATGAGATCCCAGTCTATCAATCGCTGCTCTGTGTTGGTTCATTAATCTAGTGAACACTTGAGTCAAAATCCTCCCATTGAGATTTAGAGGGACATTCGTGTTATTTACTAACATAAAAACCCTCAGTCAACACCTCATACAGCCCTCAAGCCTTTGTCAGGTTCCCTTCCCCAAAAGGGTTCTCACACAGTAAACACGGCTGCACTTGAATGACCTTTTACATTTTCGTCACGTCCCACTCAGGATTCACAGCTATAATTATCTGGTCATTGAGTGTGTTCTTAGGGTCTTGGTCATGGTCATGGTCATGGTCATGGGAATGGTGGTCAAGCCAACAGTATGACTTCTTCAGGTAGTATTTCTCCCCTGTGCGCTCGCAGTCTTCCTACGGGCGCAGTGACGAGGAGAGAGTAGAGCATGTCAAGGCCTTGTATGCCACTCTGGACATGCCCAGCCATTACCGGCAACATGAGGATGAGAGCTACCAGCGCCTGTTGAAACTCATCGCAAGTCACGCCGACAACCTCCCCCATGCCATCTTCCTGAACTTCGCAAAGAAAATTTACCGGAGAAACAAGTAAAGGAATAAATCTGGTCTGGGGACCTACCAAGCTGACAGGGGGACCTAGCGAGTGATGGTCTGCAAAGCACTCGGAGTCTCAGCAGTCGGCTGCAGGCACAGTGTCTATAAACAAAGGACATAATCATGGTTTTTGCCTGATAAATGGCTTTTCAGAACTCTTTGGGTCATACGGTTCCTGGCTTTTCTGTAGTCAATTTGTGTAATAGTTGTTAAGATATTTACTTGATAGTCTGCAGTATTGAATAATGATTCTCAATTAATTTGTGGGAAGCCTGGATCTATCACGTTAATTTGAGATACACAGAAGGGGATGGTATTCAAGTCATATACTGTATTAAACTGAATTTACCGTGTAAATGGGTGTTACTGTCTATTTCTTTCATTGCTCTGTATATTAATGTGATATACGTCCTATTTTTCTCTACCTCAATTCCATCCATTCTCTGCAACTTAAACGCCCTCGCAAATGTAAAATTGCCACggaatacagtttaaaaaaatattccagGTATTACGTGAAAATCGTTATTGTTCAAATAAgctctttgtttattttattgtttttccatAGATATACTCCTTCCTAACCCGTTACTGGGTAGTTCCTGTTACTATTAATAGCCGCTTATCCATATATTAATATGTAGTACATAATTATGTACGTCACCAGGTATGCTGAAAGTGCGCGCATACTCACAAACGTGTATATATATACCCGCGATTTTAGCCGTACAATCTCGCAGACTTGTTTCCGGTCATTGGTGATGTTTTTCTTAATGTTAAATTTCATGGTGTTTTCGGCCCTGTGGTAAGTATGTTTTTCACAGTATATGTAAAAGAATGAATAGCAATATAATTAAAAGTAATGACTAAAAATTCATATATTATGGAGcagaatgcagagaacacaatgAGACGGACATAAACAGAGATAGAAGcggcatgggggggaggggtgctggGGTGGATGACGACAGATAAGGAGGTGGCCGTGgagagagggagcaggagagggagggagagagaaagagagagagaggggagtagGGAGCCGCGGTGGCAAACATCTGCATCCGCAGTCTTCTACCTCCATCTACATCCTTCTCTTCACCTCCGGTGAGTGATATTAAATGTCTCTATTCTCCCCGTTATTAATTAATACTCTTGCCATCTGCTGTCGGTATTTTACCTTTTATAATTCTGGATCCACTGTTTTTATACTGAAACCCGTTCGTCGCCGTTTATTCGTTACTTTCATGCTAATACTTGGGAGTTTGACGTCAGCCATGTAACGAAACATCGAAACATTTTTAAAGTCAAGTAAGGTATGATGTACCTTGCATATTGCGCCGATGTTGCGGGGGAGGTAAGCAGGGCGATGCGGCGgagactgcccccctcccctgccgTCGACAGCCCATTCGATCGATGCATCTGCCGGCTGATACCGGGAATTTACAGCGCATGAGCTCATCTTCGTGCTCTTTATATTGTTAGAGACGgttatattattataaataacaaGAATGCATGCGTTGTCCTTGTTAATATTTAGTTTGGAGAGCGCATCGTCCAAGGACACTCAGTTGTATCGAACAGCGTTCAGTCATTGCGTTCCTTTTTTTGCTCCATATTCGCTTCTCCTTAGTCTTTGGATGAGGGCAGACAGAAGGAAGGAATACGGGTATATGCAATGAGGCCTTTGAAAATCTGCAGTGTACGTATCCCTGCGTGCTAAATTATGTCGGTTAATGGGTTTCACCGGAGAGAAAACAAGGATGCTTTATTTGCCTTAGGTTCGCGGCCCTCTCATTTGTCACAGGGTGATGGACTTGGAGGAGAAAAGATGTCAGTAACTTGATTTTCCGCCAGCTGTATTGGTCGGGTACTATCGTTGGTGTTAAACCGAGCGGTATTTctcaatgaataaaaaaaatattcgcTTTTGTTTAATGATATTGTATATAATGCAGTGTACTCTACTGTAAATCAGGATTAGAGGAGTGGTTGGCTGGtggaattttaaataaatccttaATTTCCTAGTTACCAAATGCATACCTTCAGCTGGGTGatttttggtttttgttttattgtatAAAAATATAGGTATAGAGAATAATCAAATGTCGTATGGTGCTACGTTTTCAAACAATATCTATTTACGATCTTGCAGAAGGTTTGCAATGCAATGACTTTGTGTCTTTTACTGTTTCAGGGTTTGAGTGGCATCAAGATGTAAACACATCCGACCTGAGTCTGGATGTCTGGTTCTAGATATAGATGAGACTCTGATTTTCAAaacacctaaaataaatcatacCATCCATTTTTCACAATGCTTTCATCTGCGCGTCCCTCTGTTCCTCCCCGGCCGCGGTACTTAGATGGCCACAAACGTAATAATGTGGTAGAGCCCAAGTCTACCAGTCAGGGCCACCGGAAGGAAGACAAAAGCACCAAGATCACATCGAATTCAGCAAATTCCTCTTCAGTGAGTCGAGCCAGTAAGGTATCTGCTGACCATCGCAAACCTAGGGCTAGTCACCTTGGCCGATCTACTGCCAGCCAGACCAGGGTGGCCCAGGGCAAAAACATTCCAGCGACGTCAAAACTCAAACCAAAAGTAGCACATATAGCACCTGATCAGAGTTCTGTTCTTGACCCGAATTGTAATGAACCAAGTTTGCCGTGCCTGTGCTGCGATGGGCATTCATCTCATGATAGCAACAGCCTGTACAACCACAattacaacaacaataatacgaCTGCAATCAGGCAACAGCTTCACCTACAGCCGGCACAGCCGCACACTGGGGTAGGTGCTCGTCAAAAGGCTGGGGACACACAGCAGAATCCTAGACAGGCGGTATCACCATCGCACAATGGCCTAGACACCCAACAGCGAGGAAAATCGGAACAGAATGAAGAACAGGGAAACACTGAACTTGATGAGGGAGAAGACTtcgataataatgatgatgatgaagacgaAGATACCCTGGTACCTTCTTGCCACGACTGTCCCCCCTCACTCCTAGAATTTTCCCTTTCCTCCTCTACCTCCTCTTCATCCACCTCCATCAGTAGCTGCTCTGATTTTGAGTCAGATTGCCCAGACATCAACACTTCCTCCTTCCTGCAGATGTCTTCAGAGAAGAATCTCCTAAATGGTTCCCCGACCTCCCAGCCCCAAATCATCCCAATGGGTACCAACCACACTATACCTCAACCTTTGCCTCCTTATTCCCCAGATGAAGGCTACCCGTCAGCTCGGTCCTCACCTTCTTCAGATTACATAGAGCATAAAGCATCATTAGGGCAAGAAACTACAAAAGTGAATCTGCTAACCTACCTGAATTCCTCGAGCGAACTTGGCAAAATGGACTACTGGAGTAAAGTTGTTGAAGTTGCTCGATGGGGAATGGAGGGTGACATTGCGTTGCCAGATCGACTTAGTCACCTGGAGAAGCTCACACTGGTGAACAAGCAAGTGAAGATAACTTATTTGGAAAGGATTCGAGATTCAGGTTTAGATTTGGATGAAGAAGACCTGTCTGATAGCCTGGACGGGACCGGAAACATGGAGGTTACCTGGAGCCTGTACAGAGGAGATAGTATCTGTGAGTCTCAGGAGTTCTCTGATGCGGGGGTTGACTTGAGTGCCCCCTCAGACTTAGATGAGCCCCTCCAACCGGACTCGCTGGCACCCTCCCCCCTACAGCCACCCCCTAGACCGCCCAAGCCAACCATGCGAAACTCCGAGTCTCACACATATGTTAATATAAACAACAACATTCCAGTATCAACTGCATCCTCAGCCACAACCTGCTTCCAGACTGTATCTCCTTCCTTGTCCTCCAGTATGCCAGAAAAGACCATTCCAGCACCTCCACCTCTTCCTCTTGCTCC
Protein-coding sequences here:
- the fdps gene encoding farnesyl pyrophosphate synthase translates to MTDNSCSNGGQQQRSDMTDAELFDVQFEELVSELTQKDLTDPALADALSRLAEVLRYNAPGGKRNRGLSVIGSLRELIPPSQLSSDDVRRALLVGWCIELLQAFFLVADDIMDASVTRRGQLCWYKKEGVGLDAINDAFLLEGSIYRLLRRHCRGQPYYTHLLELFTETSFQTELGQALDLMTAPPNKIDLNRFTEERYKAIVKYKTAFYSFYLPVAAAMYMAGIDSEREHHNAKSILLEMGEFFQIQDDYLDCYGDPKVTGKIGTDIQDNKCSWLVVTALKLVTPEQREELQSSYGRSDEERVEHVKALYATLDMPSHYRQHEDESYQRLLKLIASHADNLPHAIFLNFAKKIYRRNK